In methanogenic archaeon ISO4-H5, the following are encoded in one genomic region:
- a CDS encoding MFS transporter, with product MSLDPELKAKFPSLFLLSFSTFFVCVPAAFTQVISFDLMFELNAFPSTLYAWTFPAFVAGECASMALCACLIDRWGRKQPYLLGSVIFVVFTMLCALCTRMDVFVALRAFQGFGAGFVIITCIAQIYFDVPNKKFRYTANGIMSLGFGLGMLAGIFAGRAAVDTIGWQPVFWALAFLQALITRPAMDILAHGETSTMKADIPGAIVLSVWAGFFVYFLQKISAEWSPYSIEAMGGYMLILVLFLLFLFIEVKNPHSVFHRKLHGGRLMVGSMIFIILLGAIDMGAVGCMVKIALFTYQMSVLEAAPFFIIMVLGAATTAIAISEKIDETGHLPWLLLSAVLSPIALVSMLLVKPEDPSFMFALHLFLLGLAIGCLVSMLNATIQNRTNHDNNGAYISFAIMYRTVALWLGYNFYTLITNVYMKDKIGATIDYWNSVLPVSLPSDTGLANLLVTPLRDVIMMIPGLDLDIANIFADGAAVALIAGAAIFAVVAIPTALLLVGREKTL from the coding sequence ATGTCTTTGGATCCCGAGTTGAAAGCGAAGTTCCCTTCGCTGTTCCTTCTGTCGTTCAGCACGTTCTTCGTCTGTGTTCCCGCTGCTTTCACTCAGGTGATCTCATTCGATCTGATGTTCGAGCTCAATGCCTTTCCTTCCACGCTTTACGCATGGACATTCCCCGCATTCGTAGCCGGTGAATGCGCTTCTATGGCTCTATGTGCCTGTCTCATCGACAGGTGGGGCAGGAAGCAGCCCTATCTGCTGGGTTCGGTCATCTTCGTCGTTTTCACGATGTTATGCGCTCTGTGCACCAGGATGGATGTCTTCGTTGCCCTGAGGGCCTTCCAGGGATTCGGTGCCGGATTCGTCATCATCACATGCATCGCGCAGATCTACTTCGACGTGCCCAACAAGAAGTTCAGGTACACCGCCAACGGAATCATGTCCCTCGGTTTCGGTCTTGGAATGCTCGCCGGTATCTTCGCCGGAAGGGCAGCGGTGGATACCATCGGATGGCAGCCCGTCTTCTGGGCCCTTGCCTTCCTGCAGGCGCTCATCACCCGCCCTGCCATGGACATCCTGGCACATGGTGAGACAAGCACCATGAAGGCCGACATTCCCGGCGCCATCGTGCTGTCCGTTTGGGCAGGATTCTTTGTGTACTTCCTGCAGAAGATCAGTGCCGAATGGTCCCCCTATTCTATTGAAGCAATGGGAGGATACATGCTGATCCTGGTCCTGTTCCTTCTGTTCCTCTTCATCGAGGTGAAGAATCCCCACTCCGTCTTCCACCGCAAACTGCACGGCGGAAGATTGATGGTGGGCTCGATGATTTTCATCATCCTGCTCGGTGCCATCGATATGGGTGCCGTGGGATGCATGGTGAAGATCGCCCTCTTCACATACCAGATGTCCGTCCTCGAGGCGGCACCGTTCTTCATCATCATGGTCCTGGGTGCTGCCACCACGGCTATCGCGATATCCGAGAAGATCGACGAGACCGGACACCTCCCGTGGCTCCTGTTGAGTGCAGTACTTTCACCTATCGCATTGGTCTCCATGCTCCTGGTGAAACCCGAGGACCCGTCGTTCATGTTTGCACTGCATCTGTTCCTTCTGGGTCTTGCCATCGGATGTCTGGTTTCCATGCTCAATGCAACCATTCAGAACCGTACCAACCATGACAACAACGGGGCCTACATCTCGTTCGCCATCATGTACCGTACGGTCGCCCTGTGGCTCGGTTACAACTTCTACACGCTGATCACCAACGTTTACATGAAGGACAAAATCGGAGCCACCATCGATTACTGGAATTCGGTCCTGCCGGTGAGTCTTCCTTCAGATACCGGACTCGCCAACCTGCTGGTCACGCCCCTGAGGGATGTCATTATGATGATCCCCGGCCTTGACCTTGACATTGCCAACATATTCGCCGACGGAGCCGCCGTTGCTCTGATTGCAGGTGCGGCCATATTCGCCGTGGTTGCGATTCCGACCGCTCTGCTTCTCGTAGGGAGGGAGAAGACATTATGA
- a CDS encoding 2,3-bisphosphoglycerate-dependent phosphoglycerate mutase, GpmA — MKQLVLIRHGESEWNKLNLFTGWTDVELSEKGWEEARAAGKLMKEEGFDFDLCLTSYLKRAIHTAQTALCEMELDWIPMEKHWELNERHYGALQGLNKAETAEKYGEEQVTLWRRSYDVCPPALKESDPRNPAKERRYEGTPAAGHPLTESLEITVQRVIPFYEMEIVPQVKAGKRILVAAHGNSLRALVKYLDGLTADEIVKVNIPTGVPLVYEFDDNMKVIGKRYLGDREAIAAKAKAVSEQAKKKA; from the coding sequence ATGAAGCAGCTGGTACTGATCAGACACGGAGAGAGCGAATGGAACAAACTCAACCTTTTCACCGGATGGACCGATGTCGAGCTCTCCGAGAAGGGCTGGGAAGAGGCCAGGGCCGCCGGAAAACTCATGAAAGAGGAAGGATTCGATTTCGACCTCTGCCTCACATCCTATCTGAAGAGGGCCATCCACACCGCCCAGACCGCACTCTGCGAGATGGAGCTCGACTGGATCCCCATGGAGAAGCACTGGGAACTCAACGAGAGGCATTACGGTGCACTCCAGGGTCTCAACAAGGCCGAGACCGCCGAGAAGTACGGAGAGGAACAGGTAACCCTCTGGAGGAGGTCCTACGACGTCTGTCCTCCCGCCCTCAAGGAATCCGACCCCAGGAACCCTGCCAAGGAGCGGAGGTACGAAGGCACCCCCGCCGCCGGCCATCCCCTCACCGAGAGCCTGGAGATCACCGTTCAGCGTGTCATCCCGTTCTATGAGATGGAGATCGTCCCCCAGGTCAAGGCAGGCAAGAGAATCCTCGTTGCCGCCCACGGAAACTCCCTGCGCGCCCTCGTGAAATACCTCGACGGACTGACAGCCGACGAGATCGTCAAGGTCAACATCCCCACCGGTGTCCCCCTTGTCTACGAGTTCGACGACAACATGAAAGTCATCGGCAAGAGGTACCTCGGAGACCGGGAAGCCATCGCCGCCAAAGCGAAAGCGGTCAGCGAGCAGGCCAAGAAGAAGGCATGA
- a CDS encoding GNAT family acetyltransferase, whose protein sequence is MTMYFLHNRCKCRFSALIDAKEVGYLTYTIDNGVLDITHTFVDPSLRGQGVAKELVNRCDAFCKKEGLIVVASCSYAAKALGIEQENPSCRIDQ, encoded by the coding sequence ATGACGATGTATTTCCTGCATAACAGGTGCAAATGCCGCTTCTCGGCATTGATCGACGCCAAAGAGGTCGGATATCTGACCTACACCATAGACAACGGTGTCCTGGACATCACCCATACCTTCGTCGACCCTTCCCTGCGCGGTCAGGGAGTCGCCAAGGAGCTGGTGAACAGGTGTGATGCTTTCTGCAAGAAAGAGGGTCTGATTGTCGTGGCGAGCTGCTCTTATGCGGCCAAGGCCCTTGGCATCGAACAGGAGAATCCTTCCTGCCGCATCGATCAGTGA